In a single window of the Nicotiana tomentosiformis chromosome 10, ASM39032v3, whole genome shotgun sequence genome:
- the LOC104106613 gene encoding fruit protein pKIWI502 isoform X2, with the protein MSILSLSLSPFPNYPTLSHLSSHAPSHIQSLHSPSMTLLRPLHHQLRHQFRRRLSISAAAVRQDTNLWTNAPLVTVSPAADESLFHVTVDVSDSPDLAASHTKAGQYLQLRIPDVEKPSFLAIASPPSLAISKGVFEFLIKSISGSTAELLCGLQKGDVVELSQVMGKGFDLDQISPPEKYQTVLIFATGSGISPIRSLIEAGFSADKRSDVRLYYGARNLKRMAYQDRFENWASSGVKVVPVLSQPDDAWTGERGFVQASFARAKNIFSPQSTGAVLCGQKQMAELSGS; encoded by the exons ATGTCAATCCTTTCACTCTCCCTTTCTCCATTTCCTAATTATCCCACTCTATCCCACCTTAGTTCCCATGCTCCCTCACACATCCAATCACTCCACTCTCCATCCATGACCCTCCTTAGACCTCTCCACCACCAACTCCGCCACCAGTTTCGCCGCCGTCTTTCCATTTCCGCCGCCGCCGTTCGTCAGGACACGAACCTCTGGACAAACGCACCTCTCGTCACCGTTTCACCCGCCGCCGACGAATCTCTCTTCCACGTCACTGTCGACGTATCTGACTCTCCTGACCTCGCCGCCTCACACACTAAAGCTGGTCAGTACCTCCAGCTCCGCATTCCCGACGTCGAGAAGCCGTCGTTTTTAGCAATCGCATCGCCGCCATCGCTTGCCATCTCCAAAGGCGTATTTGAATTCCTCATAAAAAGTATCTCTGGATCCACCGCGGAGCTCCTCTGTGGACTTCAGAAAGGCGATGTTGTGGAGTTGAGTCAGGTCATGGGGAAAGGCTTTGATTTGGATCAAATATCTCCGCCAGAGAAGTATCAAACGGTTTTAATCTTCGCTACTGGATCCGGAATTAG CCCAATTCGATCGCTGATTGAGGCAGGATTTAGCGCAGACAAGAGATCTGATGTTCGGCTATATTATGGTGCAAGGAATTTGAAGAGAATGGCATACCAG GATAGGTTTGAGAACTGGGCATCCTCTGGGGTAAAGGTTGTGCCGGTGTTGTCTCAGCCTGATGATGCTTGGACAGGCGAACGTGGCTTTGTTCAG GCCTCATTTGCCCGAGCTAAAAACATTTTTAGTCCTCAATCCACTGGAGCAGTACTCTGTGGTCAAAAGCAAATGGCTGAG
- the LOC104106612 gene encoding ATP synthase subunit beta, mitochondrial-like: protein MSSRRLLASLLRSTAQRGGAISRSPLANSIPRTTSRASPKGFLLNRAVKYATSAAAEKPKATPPKPSGNEPTGKITDEFTGAGSIGKVCQVIGAVVDVRFDEGLPPILTALEVLDNQIRLVLEVAQHLGENMVRTIAMDGTEGLVRGQRVLNTGSPITVPVGRATLGRIINVIGEPIDERGDINTDHFLPIHREAPAFVEQATEQQILVTGIKVVDLLAPYQRGGKIGLFGGAGVGKTVLIMELINNVAKAHGGFSVFAGVGERTREGNDLYREMIESGVIKLGDKQSESKCALVYGQMNEPPGARARVGLTGLTVAEHFRDAEGQDVLLFIDNIFRFTQANSEVSALLGRIPSAVGYQPTLATDLGGLQERITTTKKGSITSVQAIYVPADDLTDPAPATTFAHLDATTVLSRQISELGIYPAVDPLDSTSRMLSPHILGEDHYNTARGVQKVLQNYKNLQDIIAILGMDELSEDDKMTVARARKIQRFLSQPFHVAEVFTGAPGKYVDLKESINSFQGVLDGKYDDLSEQSFYMVGGIDEVIAKAEKIAKESAA, encoded by the exons ATGTCTTCTCGGAGGCTTCTAGCCTCTCTCCTCCGATCAACCGCCCAACGCGGCGGCGCTATTTCCAGATCTCCATTAGCAAATTCCATTCCCAGAACTACTTCACGTGCCTCACCGAAAGGATTCCTCTTAAACCGTGCCGTTAAGTACGCTACGTCAGCTGCTGCTGAGAAGCCGAAGGCGACTCCTCCTAAACCTTCCGGTAATGAACCTACCGGAAAAATCACCGATGAGTTCACCGGCGCTGGTTCGATCGGGAAAGTGTGTCAGGTTATTGGTGCCGTCGTAGATGTGAGATTCGACGAAGGTTTGCCTCCGATCCTTACAGCGCTTGAGGTTTTGGATAACCAGATCCGGCTTGTGCTTGAGGTTGCTCAGCATTTGGGTGAGAATATGGTTAGGACTATTGCTATGGATGGTACTGAAGGTCTTGTTCGTGGTCAACGCGTCCTCAATACTGGCTCTCCTATCACT gtccCTGTCGGTAGGGCCACCCTTGGCCGTATTATTAACGTCATTGGAGAGCCTATTGATGAGAGAGGCGACATTA ACACCGATCACTTTTTGCCAATTCATCGTGAAGCTCCTGCCTTTGTTGAGCAGGCAACTGAACAACAAATCCTCGTTACTGGTATCAAG GTTGTTGATCTTCTTGCCCCTTACCAAAGGGGAGGAAAGATTGGGCTTTTTGGTGGTGCTGGTGTTGGGAAGACTGTGCTTATTATGGAACTGATTAACAACGTTGCAAAAGCACACG GTGGTTTCTCTGTctttgctggtgttggtgaacgCACTCGTGAGGGCAATGATCTGTACAGGGAAATGATTGAAAGTGGTGTCATTAAGCTTGGTGACAAGCAA AGTGAAAGCAAGTGCGCTCTTGTGTACGGTCAAATGAATGAGCCCCCTGGTGCTCGTGCCCGTGTTGGTCTTACAGGCTTGACTGTGGCTGAGCACTTCAGAGATGCTGAGGGGCAGGATGTGCTTCTCTTCATTGACAACATTTTCAGATTTACCCAG GCTAACTCAGAGGTGTCTGCTTTGCTTGGTCGTATCCCATCTGCTGTCGGTTATCAACCAACTTTGGCTACAGATCTTGGAGGTCTTCAAGAGCGTATCACCACAACCAAGAAAGGTTCTATTACATCAGTCCAGGCTATTTATGTGCCTGCTGATGACTTGACAGATCCTGCCCCTGCAACTACCTTTGCTCACTTGGATGCCACAACTGTCTTGTCCCGTCAA ATTTCTGAGCTTGGTATTTACCCTGCTGTCGATCCTCTTGATTCTACATCTCGTATGCTCTCACCTCACATTTTGGGAGAGGACCACTACAATACTGCTCGTGGGGTACAGAAAGTTCTTCAGAACTACAAGAATCTTCAAGATATCATTGCCATTTTGGGTATGGATGAGCTTAGTGAAGATGATAAGATGACTGTTGCCCGTGCACGTAAAATCCAAAGATTCCTTAGTCAGCCTTTCCATGTTGCTGAAGTTTTCACGGGTGCCCCTGGAAAGTATGTTGACTTGAAGGAGAGCATTAACAGTTTCCAG GGAGTCTTGGATGGAAAATACGATGACCTTTCAGAACAGTCATTCTATATGGTTGGTGGAATCGATGAGGTCATTGCCAAGGCAGAGAAGATTGCCAAGGAATCTGCAGCTTAG
- the LOC104106613 gene encoding fruit protein pKIWI502 isoform X1, which produces MSILSLSLSPFPNYPTLSHLSSHAPSHIQSLHSPSMTLLRPLHHQLRHQFRRRLSISAAAVRQDTNLWTNAPLVTVSPAADESLFHVTVDVSDSPDLAASHTKAGQYLQLRIPDVEKPSFLAIASPPSLAISKGVFEFLIKSISGSTAELLCGLQKGDVVELSQVMGKGFDLDQISPPEKYQTVLIFATGSGISPIRSLIEAGFSADKRSDVRLYYGARNLKRMAYQDRFENWASSGVKVVPVLSQPDDAWTGERGFVQASFARAKNIFSPQSTGAVLCGQKQMAEEVTALLVADGVSTEKILKNF; this is translated from the exons ATGTCAATCCTTTCACTCTCCCTTTCTCCATTTCCTAATTATCCCACTCTATCCCACCTTAGTTCCCATGCTCCCTCACACATCCAATCACTCCACTCTCCATCCATGACCCTCCTTAGACCTCTCCACCACCAACTCCGCCACCAGTTTCGCCGCCGTCTTTCCATTTCCGCCGCCGCCGTTCGTCAGGACACGAACCTCTGGACAAACGCACCTCTCGTCACCGTTTCACCCGCCGCCGACGAATCTCTCTTCCACGTCACTGTCGACGTATCTGACTCTCCTGACCTCGCCGCCTCACACACTAAAGCTGGTCAGTACCTCCAGCTCCGCATTCCCGACGTCGAGAAGCCGTCGTTTTTAGCAATCGCATCGCCGCCATCGCTTGCCATCTCCAAAGGCGTATTTGAATTCCTCATAAAAAGTATCTCTGGATCCACCGCGGAGCTCCTCTGTGGACTTCAGAAAGGCGATGTTGTGGAGTTGAGTCAGGTCATGGGGAAAGGCTTTGATTTGGATCAAATATCTCCGCCAGAGAAGTATCAAACGGTTTTAATCTTCGCTACTGGATCCGGAATTAG CCCAATTCGATCGCTGATTGAGGCAGGATTTAGCGCAGACAAGAGATCTGATGTTCGGCTATATTATGGTGCAAGGAATTTGAAGAGAATGGCATACCAG GATAGGTTTGAGAACTGGGCATCCTCTGGGGTAAAGGTTGTGCCGGTGTTGTCTCAGCCTGATGATGCTTGGACAGGCGAACGTGGCTTTGTTCAG GCCTCATTTGCCCGAGCTAAAAACATTTTTAGTCCTCAATCCACTGGAGCAGTACTCTGTGGTCAAAAGCAAATGGCTGAG